A single genomic interval of Nonomuraea rubra harbors:
- a CDS encoding EamA family transporter: MRYAGLALAFVSSCCFAFSGPMAKYLIAAGLAPIEAVWTRMAGAGLLLLAVLAVVRPRALRIPGSRLPFFALYAVMAVAGVQALYFVAITRLPVGIALLLEFMAPVMVVAWVRVIRKVRLARAAYVGAVVAVVGLGIVVEAWQGLRLDALGLLLGLLAGACCAGYFLMNDSFGDDVDPLGLIAWGMAGAALVLIPFARPWNIPWDAFTVTAAPEGGLRLPVLGAYLWMVLIATVVAYILGVNAVRRLSAAVGATVASLEVIGGAIVAWALVGETLGAFQILGGLLVLSGALLAQTATSSAEPELAAEPEAVTAPG; the protein is encoded by the coding sequence ATGAGGTATGCGGGGCTGGCGCTCGCGTTCGTGTCCTCGTGCTGTTTCGCGTTCTCTGGGCCCATGGCCAAGTACCTCATCGCCGCCGGGCTGGCGCCGATCGAGGCCGTGTGGACGCGGATGGCGGGCGCGGGGCTGCTGCTCCTGGCCGTGCTGGCCGTCGTCAGGCCGCGCGCGCTGCGGATCCCCGGCTCCCGGCTGCCGTTCTTCGCGCTGTACGCGGTGATGGCGGTGGCCGGCGTGCAGGCGCTCTACTTCGTGGCGATCACGAGGCTGCCGGTGGGGATCGCGTTGCTGCTGGAGTTCATGGCGCCGGTGATGGTGGTGGCCTGGGTGCGGGTCATCCGCAAGGTACGGCTCGCCCGCGCCGCGTACGTGGGCGCCGTCGTCGCGGTCGTGGGCCTCGGGATCGTCGTCGAGGCGTGGCAGGGCCTGCGGCTGGACGCGCTGGGCCTGCTGCTCGGGCTGCTGGCCGGAGCGTGTTGCGCCGGATATTTCCTGATGAACGATAGCTTCGGCGACGACGTCGACCCGCTCGGCCTGATCGCCTGGGGCATGGCAGGGGCGGCCCTGGTGCTGATCCCGTTCGCCAGGCCGTGGAACATCCCGTGGGACGCCTTCACGGTCACCGCCGCGCCGGAGGGCGGGCTCCGGCTGCCGGTGCTGGGGGCGTACCTGTGGATGGTGCTGATCGCCACCGTGGTCGCGTACATCCTGGGCGTCAACGCCGTGCGGCGGCTGTCGGCCGCGGTGGGCGCCACCGTGGCGTCGCTGGAGGTCATCGGCGGCGCCATCGTGGCCTGGGCGCTGGTCGGCGAGACGCTCGGCGCGTTCCAGATCCTGGGCGGCCTGCTCGTGCTGTCGGGCGCGCTGCTCGCCCAGACCGCCACCTCCAGCGCTGAGCCGGAGCTCGCGGCGGAGCCGGAGGCGGTCACCGCTCCGGGGTGA
- a CDS encoding HpcH/HpaI aldolase/citrate lyase family protein encodes MRSRRSVLAVPGSNPRFLEKAQTLPVDEVFLDLEDSVAPLAKEEARGNIVAALREGDWSGKTRVVRVNDLTTQWTYRDVIEIVEGAGAYLDCLMLPKVQDPTEVVWLDTLLTQIEKTMGYEVGRIGIEAQIENARGLVNADAIAGSSERLETLVFGPADFMASINMRTLVVGEQPPGYVEGDAYHYILMRLLMAARMHDLQVIDGPYLQIKDVEGFRRVAQRAAALGFDGKWVLHPSQVDAANEVFSPSQEDYDHAELILEAYEYYTTVEKRGAVMLGDEMIDEASRKMALVVAAKGRAAGLGRTKRFTP; translated from the coding sequence ATGCGCTCACGACGTTCTGTGCTCGCCGTGCCAGGCAGCAACCCCCGGTTCCTGGAGAAGGCCCAGACCCTGCCCGTCGACGAGGTCTTCCTCGACCTGGAGGACTCCGTCGCGCCACTGGCCAAGGAGGAGGCGCGGGGCAACATCGTGGCCGCCCTGCGCGAGGGCGACTGGTCGGGCAAGACCCGCGTGGTCAGGGTGAACGACCTGACGACGCAGTGGACGTACCGCGACGTGATCGAGATCGTCGAGGGGGCGGGGGCGTACCTCGACTGCCTCATGCTGCCCAAGGTGCAGGACCCGACCGAGGTCGTCTGGCTCGACACGCTGCTCACGCAGATCGAGAAGACCATGGGCTACGAGGTGGGCCGCATCGGTATCGAGGCGCAGATCGAGAACGCCCGCGGCCTGGTGAACGCCGACGCCATCGCCGGGTCGTCCGAGCGGCTGGAGACGCTCGTGTTCGGCCCCGCCGACTTCATGGCCTCCATCAACATGCGCACGCTCGTCGTCGGCGAGCAGCCGCCCGGCTACGTCGAGGGCGACGCCTACCACTACATCCTCATGCGGCTGCTCATGGCGGCCAGGATGCACGACCTCCAGGTGATCGACGGGCCCTACCTGCAGATCAAGGACGTCGAGGGCTTCCGCAGGGTCGCGCAGCGGGCGGCGGCGCTGGGGTTCGACGGCAAGTGGGTGCTGCATCCGTCGCAGGTGGACGCCGCCAACGAGGTGTTCTCGCCGTCACAGGAGGACTATGACCACGCCGAGCTGATCCTGGAGGCGTACGAGTACTACACCACCGTGGAGAAGCGCGGCGCGGTCATGCTGGGCGACGAGATGATCGACGAGGCGTCCAGGAAGATGGCGCTGGTCGTGGCCGCCAAGGGGCGGGCGGCCGGGCTGGGCCGTACGAAGAGGTTCACACCTTGA
- a CDS encoding DUF6529 family protein, with protein MTAIHQQRRTPSATSLLVPLLIGGLVVLALGVYGRAHTPTGFAVGVAGFSAALPMKVWLTTGAFVLAIVQVVSALSMWGKLGITIPPAVHRWSGRLAFVLTIPVAFHCLYALGLQYDVPRVLAHSLLGCFFYGVFTAKMLALPKRDTPGWTLPVLGGLAFTALVGLWLTSSFWFFTAVGFKV; from the coding sequence ATGACCGCCATCCACCAGCAGCGCCGCACCCCCAGCGCGACCTCGTTACTGGTGCCGCTGCTCATCGGCGGCCTCGTGGTGCTCGCGCTGGGCGTCTACGGGCGGGCGCACACGCCGACCGGGTTCGCCGTCGGCGTGGCGGGCTTCTCCGCGGCGCTGCCGATGAAGGTGTGGCTGACCACCGGCGCGTTCGTGCTGGCGATCGTGCAGGTGGTCTCGGCCCTGTCGATGTGGGGCAAGCTCGGGATCACGATCCCGCCCGCCGTGCACCGCTGGTCGGGCCGGCTGGCGTTCGTGCTCACGATCCCGGTCGCCTTCCACTGCCTGTACGCCCTCGGCCTGCAGTACGACGTCCCGCGCGTGCTCGCGCACTCGCTGCTCGGCTGCTTCTTCTACGGCGTGTTCACCGCGAAGATGCTGGCCCTGCCCAAGCGCGACACGCCGGGCTGGACGCTGCCCGTGCTCGGCGGGCTGGCGTTCACGGCGCTCGTGGGGCTCTGGCTGACCTCGTCGTTCTGGTTCTTCACCGCCGTCGGCTTCAAGGTGTGA
- a CDS encoding CPBP family intramembrane glutamic endopeptidase, which produces MQENPGPHLPYGPQAAGYPYPQQAPPWFVAVPRGARFDHLAAIPGVRPWRAIVGTLIVGAGFLAIGVVVVISFMLGTELFGLPEAVDPETGVPRGTAYGLAMTLLSIAPVLLLVQGTAALVQRRRPGTLSSVAGRLRWSWMAWCGALAVLALALGQGAQYLALSLSGLDAGMFGWTGWSAFLPLIIVIVLLVPFQAAAEEYVFRGWFMQAVGAHVRSPVWGILIGSALFASLHGYSWAGLVDVFAFGAVMAWLAVRTGGLEAPIALHVVNNVVAFGISAAAGDLEDALDQAKVPVPWQALAGTVVQLGVYAFGVMYLAKKQSIRTISE; this is translated from the coding sequence ATGCAAGAAAATCCGGGGCCCCACCTTCCGTACGGTCCTCAGGCGGCCGGGTACCCGTACCCGCAGCAGGCGCCGCCCTGGTTCGTGGCCGTCCCGCGTGGAGCCCGGTTCGACCATCTCGCCGCGATTCCGGGCGTCCGCCCGTGGCGGGCGATCGTCGGCACGCTGATCGTCGGCGCCGGGTTCCTGGCGATCGGCGTCGTGGTCGTCATCTCGTTCATGCTGGGGACGGAGCTGTTCGGGCTGCCCGAGGCGGTGGACCCCGAGACGGGGGTGCCGCGGGGCACCGCGTACGGGCTGGCCATGACGCTGCTGTCCATCGCGCCCGTGCTGCTGCTCGTGCAGGGCACGGCGGCGCTCGTCCAGCGGCGCCGCCCGGGGACGCTCTCGTCCGTGGCGGGGCGGCTGCGCTGGTCCTGGATGGCGTGGTGCGGGGCGCTGGCCGTGCTGGCGCTGGCGCTCGGGCAGGGGGCCCAGTATCTCGCCCTGTCGCTCTCCGGCCTGGACGCGGGCATGTTCGGGTGGACCGGCTGGTCGGCCTTCCTGCCGCTGATCATCGTGATCGTGCTGCTGGTGCCGTTCCAGGCCGCGGCCGAGGAGTACGTCTTCCGTGGCTGGTTCATGCAGGCGGTGGGGGCGCACGTGCGCAGCCCCGTCTGGGGCATCCTCATCGGGTCGGCGCTGTTCGCGTCGCTGCACGGGTACTCGTGGGCGGGGCTGGTGGACGTGTTCGCGTTCGGGGCGGTGATGGCGTGGCTGGCGGTGCGTACGGGCGGGCTGGAGGCGCCGATCGCGCTGCACGTGGTGAACAACGTGGTGGCCTTCGGGATCAGCGCGGCGGCGGGGGATCTGGAGGACGCGCTGGATCAGGCGAAGGTGCCGGTGCCGTGGCAGGCGTTGGCGGGGACCGTGGTGCAGCTCGGGGTGTATGCGTTTGGTGTGATGTATCTAGCCAAAAAGCAGTCAATTAGGACTATTTCGGAATAA
- a CDS encoding NUDIX hydrolase: MRVNCVGAIIFDASGRLLLVQRGRPPGKGLWSVPGGRLEPGESDEAGVRREVLEETGLRVEVGRLAGTVDRPGPGGVTYVIRDYLATVTAGTPAAGDDAAGVGWFGRAELERLPLSEGLLAALAEWDVLPGRP; encoded by the coding sequence GTGCGCGTAAATTGTGTGGGCGCGATCATCTTCGACGCCTCCGGCCGGCTGCTTCTCGTCCAGCGGGGTCGCCCGCCCGGCAAGGGCCTGTGGTCCGTTCCCGGCGGGCGGCTGGAGCCCGGCGAGTCCGACGAGGCGGGGGTGCGGCGGGAGGTGCTGGAGGAGACCGGGCTGCGCGTGGAGGTGGGCCGGCTGGCCGGCACGGTGGACCGGCCGGGGCCCGGCGGGGTCACGTACGTGATCCGCGACTACCTCGCCACCGTGACCGCCGGGACGCCCGCCGCCGGGGACGACGCGGCGGGCGTGGGCTGGTTCGGCCGCGCCGAGCTGGAGCGGCTGCCGCTGTCGGAGGGCCTGCTGGCGGCCCTGGCCGAGTGGGACGTGCTCCCCGGGCGGCCCTGA
- a CDS encoding DUF6758 family protein: MRAAPTCPRCFGPLHGPSAWSSAFRCDTHGDVLPYQPPWPPTSTALEAIRKSSVVPVWLPWPLPAGWLVTGFGEVGDQRTGARASLVALTGPSLTEGPADLVVIAEEPGIGLGAAFAGLDGPDPGEGFDSGPPNAKIAVLGHPTALWCVDGQDDRAVYAGEAMGNWLWAIAWPADAGCMIALAELSLLDARDHELDVPFGAFSPRLED; encoded by the coding sequence GTGAGAGCGGCTCCAACCTGTCCACGGTGCTTTGGCCCGCTTCACGGGCCGAGCGCCTGGTCGAGTGCGTTTCGATGTGACACGCACGGCGATGTCCTGCCGTATCAGCCTCCGTGGCCGCCGACCAGCACCGCGCTAGAGGCGATACGCAAGAGCTCAGTCGTGCCCGTGTGGCTGCCCTGGCCGTTGCCCGCCGGCTGGCTGGTGACCGGCTTCGGCGAGGTGGGCGACCAGCGGACCGGCGCGCGCGCCAGCCTGGTCGCGCTGACCGGGCCGTCGCTGACGGAGGGGCCGGCGGATCTGGTGGTGATCGCCGAGGAACCGGGCATCGGGCTGGGCGCCGCGTTCGCCGGGCTCGACGGGCCCGACCCCGGCGAGGGGTTCGACTCCGGCCCGCCGAACGCGAAGATCGCCGTGCTCGGTCATCCCACCGCGCTGTGGTGCGTGGACGGCCAGGACGACAGGGCCGTCTACGCGGGCGAGGCGATGGGCAACTGGCTGTGGGCGATCGCCTGGCCGGCCGACGCCGGATGCATGATCGCGCTGGCCGAGCTGTCGCTGCTCGACGCCCGTGACCACGAGCTGGACGTGCCGTTCGGGGCCTTTTCCCCCAGACTCGAAGATTAG